A window of Papilio machaon chromosome 1, ilPapMach1.1, whole genome shotgun sequence contains these coding sequences:
- the LOC106710687 gene encoding transmembrane protein 164 gives MFEWAYSGANKAVPRNVGPECAYFLSTKRQIIETVLVTSLCIYTLLKIYPKLQITEKKCYSKYDRGGKRLLVILLSLLWGMEIGFKFASRTVIYLLNPCHVTTLMQIYLLTAPPSNTVTTIFRIHLNLLNGPLLAFIFPETASRTIFAEAALYWIQHGMMFVIPYYLLRIGGVYNVEPFWDFNWCIFSYALNLLYHFIVLQLIAIPAQVNLNHMLCPAILDPFDGPWYRTAAVIHQALLCPLLCKLFCLFADFCLTKFPPTKVKPQMCDLLQGKDIVVGDHKSID, from the exons ATGTTTGAATGGGCATATAGTGGTGCAAATAAAGCTGTGCCTAGAAATGTAGGTCCTGAATGtgcttattttttatcaactaaAAGACAAATTATTGAAACTGTTTTAGTAACATCATTATGCATCTACACATTA cTAAAGATCTATCCCAAGTTACAAATAACAGAGAAAAAATGCTATTCAAAATATGACCGAGGAGGTAAACGCCTATTGGTGATTCTACTATCTTTACTGTGGGGGATGGAAATTGGTTTCAAGTTTGCTTCCAGAACTGTCATATACTTATTGAACCCTTGTCATGTTACAACATTAATGCAG ATCTATTTGCTGACAGCACCTCCTAGTAACACGGTAACAACCATATTTCGtatacatttgaatttattaaatggaCCACTACTAGCATTCATATTTCCTGAAACAGCTTCAAGAACG ATTTTCGCCGAAGCAGCCTTATATTGGATACAACATGGAATGATGTTTGTTATACCATATTATTTACTGAGAATTGgag gtGTGTATAATGTAGAACCATTTTGGGACTTCAATTGGTGCATCTTCAGCTATGCCCTAAATCTTCTATACCATTTTATTGTTCTACAACTGATTGCCATT CCAGCTCAAGTGAACTTAAACCACATGTTGTGTCCGGCCATATTGGATCCATTCGACGGGCCCTGGTATCGCACTGCGGCGGTCATACATCAAGCTTTGCTTTGTCCTTTGCTGTGTAAGCTTTTCTGTCTCTTTGCCGATTTTTGCCTTACAAAATTTCCCCCAACAAAAGTGAAACCCCAAATGTGTGACCTATTGCAAGGTAAGGACATAGTTGTAGGAGATCACAAATCAATTGATTAG
- the LOC106710688 gene encoding F-box/SPRY domain-containing protein 1, giving the protein MHIHYQPSRKMYYYDHRKAYRIPDYVLETIFSYLSLSDIRNCSLVCKSWYRILSDENHEIWRYHCYKKLAEEVMRSDLLSSVKTYKSKLRAFFHAWSPRDCSRNIHIKPNGFTLHRNPVAQSTDACRAKIGFYQGRHAWEVIWEGPLGTVAVVGISTRDAPLQCQGYVGLLGSDEQSWGWNLVDNHLLHNGQTQGHYPRLNNCPKYQVGERIRVVLDCEIGTLSFERSYEFLGVAFRGLPNRKLYPTISAVYGNTEVSMVYLGPPMDG; this is encoded by the exons ATGCATATCCATTACCAGCCTAGTCGAAAAATGTACTATTATGACCATCGTAAAGCATATAGaattccagattatgttttagaaacaatattttcatatttaagtttatctGATATACGAAATTGTTCGTTAGTTTGCAAAAGTTGGTATAGAATTCTTAGTGACGAGAACCATGAAATATGGAGAtatcattgttataaaaaactgGCAGAAGAAGTAATGAGATCCGACCTACTCTCATCagttaaaacttataaatcaaAACTTAGAGCATTCTTCCATGCTTGGAGTCCTCGAGATTGTTCTagaaatattcacataaaaccGAATGGATTTACTCTACACAg aAATCCGGTCGCTCAAAGTACTGATGCTTGTAGAGCCAAGATTGGATTTTATCAAGGTCGGCATGCCTGGGAAGTTATATGGGAAGGACCGCTAGGCACTGTTGCTGTTGTTGGCATATCTACCAGAGATGCACCATTACAGTGTCAAGGTTATGTGGGACTGTTAGGTTCAGATGAACAAAGCTGGGGATGGAATTTAGTTGACAATCATTTATTGCATAATGGACAAACCCAAGGCCACTACCCACGACTCAATAATTGCCCCAAATATCaa GTAGGAGAAAGGATAAGAGTTGTTTTAGATTGTGAAATTGGCACTTTGTCATTTGAGAGGAGTTATGAATTTTTAGGAGTTGCATTTCGAG GCCTTccaaatagaaaattatatccAACTATATCAGCTGTTTATGGAAACACAGAGGTGTCTATGGTGTATTTGGGACCTCCTATGGATGGTTGA
- the LOC106710680 gene encoding integrator complex subunit 10 — protein MPATVNDFVTDGDYLIIRAKLAQSENNIYSAKAWMLTAKTLFPTNFKIQFEAYLMEKQSGNVQEAAECFSSLLMSRQNVSKLLPEILSIANALKSNEPSFLSQMFDNICPDMQLTILKTSVENSDDTMEHCRLLVLLLKKFPQLGVDSLVKTLINADKFFYDNRYARLLVVETLPLLSSLESPRLLQRLMVKAIDFYNSYMYDETENDITDPWQRLYGVLDLLGRQLGWDTYLVNYSNSLNKETYFQKLLSLRGHEDCRELLYCGVTFFLRSLYEQKSLKGNHILVEALSDPDQPPSKRRKGDIEVTGISAHQFQAAANAYELLNSNELIAREFMKLVSQLQVKPWTEGFTDEIALYRGRYEDATPPATLNNLSANIIRVSTNFAQKKYSLCIEAILAALPQLPAVEGILETDLIVGGKHRHLHFLPLTKVAIMHYFCTLLIRILLSTGSNADLTYGHILVLMQLGWPQEEAIFIQILDIIKQKGVFHYHLFSTYIIHIDFLEELSFIWNEQGKNVALDILPNSQHLGQRRIGTRGADKGVKEDFKQAMKAQVARCNESILNLIIQFITTERSYLLQVL, from the coding sequence atgccgGCCACGGTGAACGATTTCGTTACTGATGGAGATTATTTAATCATAAGAGCTAAGCTAGCGCAAAGtgaaaacaacatttattcAGCCAAGGCATGGATGCTTACtgcaaaaactttatttccaaccaattttaaaatacaatttgaagCCTATTTGATGGAAAAACAATCAGGAAATGTTCAAGAAGCAGCAGAATGCTTTAGTTCTCTCTTGATGTCAAgacaaaatgtttcaaaattattgcCTGAAATATTGTCCATTGCTAATGCCCTTAAATCTAATGAGCCTAGTTTCTTAAGCCAAATGTTTGATAATATTTGTCCAGATATGCAATTAACGATTCTTAAAACTAGTGTTGAAAATAGTGATGATACTATGGAACACTGTCGCTTGCTTGTTTTACTTCTTAAAAAATTTCCACAACTAGGTGTCGACAGTTTGGTAAAAACTTTGATTAATGCTGATAAATTCTTCTATGATAACAGATATGCTCGTTTATTAGTGGTTGAAACCTTACCCCTTCTTAGTTCCTTGGAATCTCCAAGATTACTGCAACGTCTTATGGTTAAGgcaatagatttttataattcttatatGTATGATGAAACTGAGAATGACATAACAGATCCTTGGCAAAGGCTTTATGGTGTATTAGATCTACTGGGAAGACAGCTGGGCTGGGATACATATTTAGTTAACTACAGTAACAGTTTGAATAAAGAAACATACTTCCAAAAATTATTGTCATTAAGAGGGCATGAAGATTGTCGTGAGCTTTTATATTGTggagttacattttttttgaggTCACTTTATGAACAAAAATCACTTAAAGGTAACCATATTCTCGTTGAAGCTTTATCAGACCCAGATCAGCCACCATCAAAACGAAGAAAAGGGGATATAGAAGTAACTGGAATATCTGCACATCAGTTTCAAGCAGCAGCAAATGCCTATGAACTTTTAAATAGTAATGAACTAATAGCTAGAGAGTTTATGAAATTGGTGTCACAATTGCAAGTCAAACCATGGACAGAAGGCTTCACTGATGAAATAGCACTGTACAGGGGAAGATATGAAGATGCTACACCTCCAgcaactttaaataatttaagtgcAAATATAATAAGAGTATCTACTAACTTTGCCCAAAAGAAATATTCACTTTGTATTGAAGCTATTTTAGCCGCTCTACCTCAGCTCCCAGCTGTAGAAGGTATATTGGAAACAGATCTTATTGTTGGAGGCAAGCATAGACATTTGCATTTCTTACCATTGACAAAAGTTGCTATCATGCactatttttgtacattactAATTAGAATTCTTTTAAGTACTGGCAGTAATGCAGATTTGACTTATGGACATATTTTAGTTCTCATGCAGCTCGGGTGGCCACAAGAGGAGGCAATTTTTATCCAAATTTTAGACATAATCAAACAAAAAGGTGTTTTTCATTACCACCTTTTTTCAACATACATAATTCACATAGATTTTCTTGAAGAGCTTAGTTTTATTTGGAATGAACAAGGAAAAAATGTAGCTCTAGATATACTCCCAAATTCTCAACATTTGGGACAAAGAAGGATTGGTACTCGTGGTGCTGATAAAGGAGTAAAAGAAGATTTCAAACAAGCTATGAAAGCACAAGTTGCAAGATGTAATGAATCTATATTGAATTtgataatacaatttattactacTGAAAGATCATATCTTCTTCAAgtcctttaa
- the LOC106710679 gene encoding transcription initiation factor TFIID subunit 5: MAEKSTPLLAVLQLLRKYNLKGTEEILRKEASLGDVEYETLNLPEVEIASILTAHHTESDPYSYEFAYESLKKFIESSLDVYKYELSTLLYPVFVHMYLLLIIYDHNEHAAKFLEKFGPEQEDYYQDDLAKLCIVKHKDQIKFNELAQIYSTNKFEVQLSRDVSSQLKRFLQEQKSSTVIINIINNHIQIDVHDGPGRNQAQVRATAGGLLGEATRNENRAKVYYGLLKEPEIEVFPVPAEDEEEAEETPDKPKKKKAKKENMYMKKPKSDPNAPPIDRIPLPELKETDKIEKVKALRAKRVPLGPDCLPSICFYTLLNSGHSAICADICDDSTLLAVGFSNSIIKVWTLTPVRLRGMKSADKLQDIDKEAGDVLVRMMEERDRDTCRTLYGHSGPVYKVGFDLFKTMLLSCSEDSTIRLWSLHVWTCLVVYRGHTWPVWDVKWSPHGHYFASCGHDRSARLWATDSYQSLRLFTGHFSDVDCVQFHPNSNYIATGSSDRTVRMWDCLTGSQVRVMSGHKSTVFTLAFSVCGRWLVSGGTVGDILVWDISNGSLTAALPPSHTGPIHALAFSRNGTILSSGSLDCTIKLWDFTQITEETVNDETGSTTSVPKDEKYLLRSFATKNSPIKSLHFTRRNLLLGVGTYEGSS, translated from the exons ATGGCCGAAAAATCTACACCTCTTTTAGCTGTCCTACAATTGCTTCGGAAATACAATCTAAAA GGGACTGAGGAAATATTAAGAAAGGAAGCAAGTTTAGGAGATGTTGAATATGAAACGTTAAATTTGCCAGAAGTTGAAATAGCAAGTATTCTCACTGCCCATCATACGGAAAGTGATCCATATAGTTATGAGTTTGCATATGAAAGTCTtaaaaaattcattgaaaGCTCACTGGATGTTTACAAG TATGAATTATCAACTCTTCTTTATCCAGTATTTGTGCACATGTATTTGCTACTCATCATATACGATCACAATGAACATGCTGCCAAGTTCTTGGAAAAATTTGGACCGGAGCAGGAGGATTATTATCAAGATGATTTAGCCAAGCTATGTATTGTTAAACACAAGGATCAAATCAAGTTCAATGAGTTAGCTCAAATTTACAG tacaaacaaatttgaagttcaattgtCCAGAGATGTGTCATCTCAGCTGAAAAGATTTTTGCAAGAACAGAAGAGTTCAactgtaattataaacataattaacaatCACATTCAGATTGATGTTCATGATGGCCCGGGTAGGAATCAGGCCCAAGTACGGGCCACAGCTGGAGGTTTACTTGGGGAAGCTACAAGAAATG aGAATCGTGCTAAAGTTTATTATGGCCTATTAAAAGAGCCAGAAATAGAAGTGTTCCCAGTACCGGCTGAAGACGAAGAAGAAGCCGAAGAAACACCAGACAAACCTAAAAAGAAGAAAGCcaagaaagaaaatatgtacatGAAAAAGCCAAAATCTGACCCAAATGCTCCACCTATTGACAGAATACCACTCCCGGAATT AAAAGAGACTGACAAAATTGAGAAAGTGAAAGCATTGCGCGCCAAACGAGTGCCATTAGGCCCAGATTGTCTGCCATCTATATGTTTCTATACACTGTTGAACAGCGGTCATAGTGCTATCTGTGCAGATATTTGTGATGATTCTACTTTGCTTGCTGTTGGTTTCAGCAACTCAATAATAAAg GTTTGGACACTTACACCTGTTAGATTGCGTGGGATGAAATCTGCTGATAAACTGCAAGATATTGACAAAGAAGCAG gaGATGTCTTAGTAAGAATGATGGAAGAAAGAGATAGAGATACATGTAGGACACTTTATGGTCACTCCGGACCCGTATATAAAGTTGGGTTTGATCTATTCAAAACAATGCTTTTATCATGTTCAGAAGATAGTACAA TAAGACTGTGGTCATTGCACGTGTGGACTTGCCTCGTTGTATACCGAGGTCATACATGGCCAGTTTGGGATGTGAAGTGGTCACCCCATGGCCACTACTTCGCTTCATGTGGCCACGATCGCTCAGCGAGACTGTGGGCAACAGACAGTTATCAGTCGCTACGTTTATTTACTGGTCATTTTTCGGATGTTGAT TGTGTACAATTTCATCCCAATTCAAATTACATAGCTACAGGTTCTAGTGACAGAACTGTGCGGATGTGGGATTGTCTGACAGGCAGTCAAGTCCGTGTCATGAGTGGACAtaag TCGACTGTTTTTACTCTCGCCTTCTCGGTGTGTGGAAGGTGGCTGGTATCGGGCGGCACTGTAGGCGACATACTTGTGTGGGACATATCCAATGGTTCTCTGACCGCAGCACTGCCTCCTTCACACACTGGGCCTATACACGCTTTGGCCTTCAGTCGCAATGGAACTATTTTATCTTCAG GTTCATTAGACTGTACGATAAAGTTGTGGGACTTCACACAAATAACAGAAGAGACGGTAAATGATGAAACCGGAAGTACCACCTCAGTGCCAAAGGACGAAAAGTATTTGTTGCGTTCGTTTGCAACAAAAAATTCACCAATAAAAAGCTTGCATTTCACTCGACGAAACCTTTTGCTTGGAGTGGGCACATATGAGGGTAGTTCATAA